From Toxorhynchites rutilus septentrionalis strain SRP chromosome 2, ASM2978413v1, whole genome shotgun sequence, a single genomic window includes:
- the LOC129766891 gene encoding uncharacterized protein LOC129766891: protein MTLAEESSPKVAVHLPHNCVLKENSSTTKCRVVFDASAKTTSGKSLHDMLMCGPVLQDSIVDILLRFRFPSVVIIGDIKQMYRMIQIHKADRDFQRILWRWSSDDVVQEYRLNTVGTGLNTVRDEKCFISGDKMCEAAIRGAP from the coding sequence ATGACACTTGCCGAAGAATCATCTCCGAAAGTTGCCGTACACCTTCCCCATAACTGTGTGCTTAAGGAGAATAGCTCCACCACGAAATGTCGGGTCGTTTTCGATGCCTCCGCTAAGACCACCAGCGGCAAGTCGCTGCATGATATGCTGATGTGTGGTCCCGTTCTGCAAGACTCAATAGTCGACATTCTTCTCCGATTCCGATTCCCGTCCGTTGTAATTATCGGCGATATTAAACAAATGTATCGCATGATCCAAATCCACAAAGCGGATCGTGATTTCCAGCGGATCCTTTGGCGATGGTCTAGCGACGACGTAGTGCAAGAATATCGCCTAAACACCGTCGGGACGGGACTAAACACCGTACGGGACGAAAAGTGCTTCATATCTGGCGACAAAATGTGTGAGGCAGCTATTAGAGGCGCACCGTAG